The segment CCGGGTGCTGGTGCTGGTCGGTTCGGTTCTGCTTCTGGTGGGGCTCGGAATCGTGCTGCGCGATCCGAGCATCCCGCTGGGGGTTCCTGGGGAATGGACCTGGGCCCGGCTTGGCGAGGCGGTCGAGCCGGTGGCCGTCAACATCGGCCTGGGCCTGGCCGGCCTGGTGTTGTATGTCGGTTTTGTGGCGATCGGACGGCGCGACCTGGGCCGATCGACACGCGGGTGGCGTCGTGAGGCGCTCTGGCTGGGTGCGTTGCTGGTCATGGGGGTGTTTGCCCAGCTCGCCGCCCTGACGGCCGCGCCGCCGGGGTATGGCACGGCCAAGATCGTGACGCTCGCCATGAGTGGGTCGAGCGGCTATTACAACGTTGCGCGGACGGAGATGGCGGATGTTTCCGAATTCCTCGGGGCGTATCCCGAATGGATTCGTGAACAAGATGTTTATCATATCGGCACGCATCCTCCGGGGTTGTTTCTGACAACCCGAACGGCGCTGGCGGTGATGGATGCGTTTCCGGGGCTGGCCCGGAGAATCGACGAGGCGTTGCCGGTGGATCTGGCCAACGCCTTTCGGGAGATTCTCGGCCCGATGCCGAGAGCCGATCGCGCGGCGTTGGTTCTGATGGCTTCGCTGACGTTGCTGGCCTGCGCGAGTACGGCGGTGCCGCTGTATCTGTTGATGCGTGGGTCAGGGTATGACGCGGTCGTGTCGTGGTCGGCAGCGAGTTTGTGGCCCCTGGTCCCTTCGGCGATTCTCTTTCAACCCACGGCGGACACGGCGTTTCCGTTGCTGGCGGCCTCGGCGCTGGCGTTGGCGACGCGTCGGGGGCCGATCGCAGCGGCGGTGTCGGGAGTGATTCTGGCGGTGGGGATGGTCTTCACGCTGGCGTTCCTGGCGGTGGGGCTGATGGTCGGGCTGATGTTCGCCACGGCCCCCGAGGTGCCGATTCGGCGCAGGGCAGGGTTGATCCTCGCCACGGGGGTGGGGTTCCTGACGCCGACCTTGCTCGGGTGGCTTGCCACCGGAGCGAACCCGTTTCTGATCTGGTGGTGGAATCAGGCCAATCACGCCGGGTTTTATGTCGAACACCCGAGGCAATACGCGGCCTGGCTTTGGATCAACCCGGTTGAGCTGGCCGTGGCGCTCGGATTACCGGCGTCGGCCTGGGCCGTGGTGGGGCTGGCGAGCGGCCGTGCGCCTCGGGTTTCGTGGATCGCGCTAGGAGTCCTGGTCGTACTGACCCTGAGCGGGCGAAGCCTCAGCGAGGTCGCCCGGCTCTGGATCCCGTTCTGCCCGATGCTGCTGGCGGCCTCGGGAGCCGGACAGGCTCGGCTCGGGGGAGGGGCGGTGACCCTGGCCGTGACCGCCCTGTTGATGGCGCTCCAGGTGGTGATGATGCAACTGACGATCCAGGTCGTCTATCCGGACGTGTGAGGATGTTCGCCTTACTACCTTGCAATGGGCCAGGGGGCGACGCCGCAGCGATCGGCCCACGCATCGTAGAGGGCAGACAGTTCGACAACCGTTTCGGGATGGGCTTCGGCCAGGTTGTTCAACTCGGTACGGTCGAGGGTCAGGTTGTACAGTTCCCACGGTTCCCCGTGAGGGGCGACGAGCTTCCAGTCGCCCAGGCGGACGGCGCGGTTCCCCTGGTGTTCCCAGAAGATCGCTCCGCGGTCGATGGGTTCGCCCGCGAAGGCGGGGACGAGGCTGTGGCCTTCGAGCGGTAAGGTCGGGGTGCCGTTGCGCGTCTTGGGGTAGGTGGCCTCGGCCAGTGCGAGGCAGGTGGGCATGAGGTCGATGACGTGGCCGGGTTGGTGCTCAATCTGCCCGTTGCGGTCGATGCCTCGGGGCCAGTGGGCGATGAACGGGGTGGCGATCCCGCCTTCGTGGGTGCTCATCTTGAACTTGCGGAAGGGGGTGTCGCAGGCGTTGGCCCATTCCAGGCCGGCGCTGGCGTAGGAGAGGCCGGAGCCGAGCGGGGCGCCCGGCTCTCCCCGGCTGAAGCCGCCGGGACCGCCCTCGGCGGAGCAGCCGTTGTCGGAGAGGAAGAGGATGAGCGTGTTGTCCAGGGCGTCGGCCTCGCGGAGTGCTGTGACGAGCCGCCCGACGGACTGGTCGAGCCGATCGACCTGAGCGGCATAAATGGCCATGCGGCGGGCGCGTTCGGCGCGTGCGTCGTCGGAAAGGTCGCTCCAGGGGGCGGCCTCCGGGTCTCGGGGGCTGAGGGGCCATTGCGGGTCGATCAGGCCCATCTTGAGTTGTCGTTGGTAACGGGCCTCGCGGACGGCATCCCATCCGAGGTCGTAGCGGCCTTCATATTTGGCGATGTCTTCGGGGAGGGCCTGCAAGGGCCAGTGGGGGGCGATGTGGGCGAGGTAGAGGAAAAACGGACGATCGGAGGCGGCGGCATCCCGAGCGAACCGGATGGCGTGATCGGTGAAGACATTGGTGACGTAGCCGTCGTCGGGGAACTCGACGCGCTGGTCGTCCTCGACAAAGAAGACTTCGGTGCGGATCTGGAGCGTGTCCTTGAAGTAGACGCCGCCGCCGGAGGGGGTGCCGTAGTAGCGGTCGAAGCCTCGGTCGAGCGGCCATCGGCCGGGGGCTGAGCCGACGTGCCACTTGCCGGCCATCAGGGTCGCGTAGCCGGCGGGGCGGAGGGCCTCGGCAATCGTGACGCATCGGTCGTTGAGGTAGCCTTGATACGACGGCAATCCTCGGTCGCCCACCATGTGCCCGACCCCCGCCTGGTGCTGATAGAGGCCGGTGAGCAAGGCCGCCCGGGTCGGGCAGCAGCGGGCGGTGTTGGTGAACTGGGAGAAGCGGAGGCCATTCTCGGCCAGGCGGTCGAGGTTCGGCGTCTCGATTTCGCCGCCGAAGCAGCCGAGATCGGAATAGCCCAGGTCGTCGGCAAGGATGATAACGATGTTCGGTCGCCGCGGCTCGTCCTCGGCGTTCGCGGCCGCGACCGCGAGGGGGGCCACGAACAGGACCACCGAGGCAAGGGTTCCCCATTGTCGAAGCACGTGTCGAATTCTGGAACGATCGATCATGGGGTCGTGCTCCTCGCGTTGGGGCTTGATTCCGTCTGCGCGATGTGACCGTTGGACGATACACGGGACGGCAACCGGCCGCCACACCCATGCGCAAAGGGCACGGGGATCTCGGCCGGACTGAATTATCGGTGTAGGGCAAACGAGTGCTGATCTCAAAGAACTCAAGAACCTTCGCGTTGACGACCGCAGGGTTCCCTGCTAACGTTCGCCGGATTGCATCCAATCGTTGAGGTGAGAATGTTCGGCTCTTGGGTCAACACCTGGTCGGGGTGAAGGAGTTCGGCAATGACGCTCGGTTCGATCGAGTCACGCCGGCTGATGGTTTCGATGAGTGCTGCAGTGGGGTGGATGCTCGTGCTCTCGCTCTCCTCTCCCCGGGCAGAGGCCGGGGCGCTGTATACCATCCGGAACCTCGGCACCTTGCCGGGCGGCGACCGGTCGGAGGCCCGGGG is part of the Tautonia marina genome and harbors:
- a CDS encoding arylsulfatase is translated as MIDRSRIRHVLRQWGTLASVVLFVAPLAVAAANAEDEPRRPNIVIILADDLGYSDLGCFGGEIETPNLDRLAENGLRFSQFTNTARCCPTRAALLTGLYQHQAGVGHMVGDRGLPSYQGYLNDRCVTIAEALRPAGYATLMAGKWHVGSAPGRWPLDRGFDRYYGTPSGGGVYFKDTLQIRTEVFFVEDDQRVEFPDDGYVTNVFTDHAIRFARDAAASDRPFFLYLAHIAPHWPLQALPEDIAKYEGRYDLGWDAVREARYQRQLKMGLIDPQWPLSPRDPEAAPWSDLSDDARAERARRMAIYAAQVDRLDQSVGRLVTALREADALDNTLILFLSDNGCSAEGGPGGFSRGEPGAPLGSGLSYASAGLEWANACDTPFRKFKMSTHEGGIATPFIAHWPRGIDRNGQIEHQPGHVIDLMPTCLALAEATYPKTRNGTPTLPLEGHSLVPAFAGEPIDRGAIFWEHQGNRAVRLGDWKLVAPHGEPWELYNLTLDRTELNNLAEAHPETVVELSALYDAWADRCGVAPWPIAR